In Rosa rugosa chromosome 4, drRosRugo1.1, whole genome shotgun sequence, the genomic stretch GCAGAAGAGGGGAAGGTCAACAaaaatacaatatatatatatatatatatatatatatatatatatatatcacaagataataaaataaatgagataaaggaaataacaaGCAAGAAATAGAAGAGAAGGAGGAAAAAAGTTGTACCAAGGTTGGTGGAGTTGCGCCACACGCAGGTAAGGCCTGCACACAAGGTCGGGGCAACGGGTTTTACggcagaagaagagagaaggccGGCTAAGGTTCAAGCGGCCAGCGGAGGAGCACAGATTGGGCGCGACGCTGTCCAGTCGGGAGTAGCGGCCAGGTGGAGACCGTGGGTCAGGCGCGGGGAAGCAGGAGCTGGTCGTTGGGGTGCAGGTGGCCGGATCGGTGTCGTACAGTGGCCGGCGAGGTCGAAGTGATGGTGGTGCAAAATCAGCTCGGGCCGAGGCCCTCTTTATAGGGAAGATGCACCAAAGAATCAAGGAATAATCAAGGGGGCACGTAGAGAATCTCGCCGGCAGGGAAATCCCCAGAAAATCAGGCCGGAATCACGCCAGAATGGGCTGGAGACGGGTCGCGGCGAAGCTGGGTGCGCAACCGGGTCAGACCCACGTTCAGGTCGGGTCAGGACTCAGATCCGTTGGGACCGGGTTATAATCGGGTCGGCGTGACccactatttaaaaaaaaaaaaaaaaaaaaaaagaagaaaacataaATTGGGCTTGGGCCGAGCTGAGTGTGACATGCAATGGGTTAGAGATTAGGCTGGTGAAACCTGTGGCCAATTTGGGCCTTCTTTGGAGAGGGTTTCCACGACGGGTGTCCAAGGGAGGAGCAAGGGTGTCCAGAGAGGAAGTCCGGATTTTGGAAATTTCCTCTTTGGACAACcgtccaaagagaaaatttgggggcattgtgggggtggtcaatgAATCTGACCCTACAATCAAGGCAATTAACGAGAAGTAATGGCAGCAATAAATACAACAGTTAATGTAGCCGTAACAGCgacgataaatgcgacattcagtatGATAATCATGGTcgccaataagtgacggttattgcaggaATGAATATGGTCTTAATGGCGGTGTGCCGCTCAAGTTACCACAActtgctgtgcaagtttacttgcagtCCACGCCGAAATACATCTATAAATAGGCGGCTCGACGTCGAAGTAaagcatcgaattccaattctctatactccactactaagaaacatactgacttaggcatcagagagttttATGCAAGTACCCCCCcttctcctcgagccgacggtcaaactccaggtcaacgcttgaaggaagcttctcgattgttcccggtcaactcccgctccagtccgcattcattggtgagtcaaactcctctacggaatttttctgcaccaacaTTTGGCCATCGGTGGAGAACGGTGATGCTCGACGGAGCTGTGCTAGGCGGATCCCTTGACAGATTGACTCTTGATGGACCATCGAAACGCTTGTTGCTTGAGAGATAGCTGCTGGCAGAGGCGTTGTTTGGCGGTATATAGGTTCGAAGGGTGAGCTAGAGTGGCTAGCGGTGGCTCAGCTGAGTTTTTGCCGGCGGATGTGGCTGGCGGAGCTTTTGCCGTTGATTATGCTTAGCGGAAGAAGCAGTTGCCTCTAACGGTGATGATTGAAGATaggatgggtgcccagagaggtTTTCTGGGTGTCCCGAGTGAATCAcggccaaattttttttttttttttttttttgagtgggcGTTGACCACTTTTGACCAGTGTTGACCAGCCCagtgggcgttgaccaagctttAATTTGATGTTTTACCGCTGGCCTGGGCAGAGGTTGCCGCTTAAGAATTGAGTGGGCACAAGTTGCCGCTGAGAAGGTTGAGGAGTTGCCGTTGACCAAACTTGATTGGTGTTGACAAAACTTGAGCTTAGAGTGGGTGTAGCGTTGACTTTTCTTTAACTTGAAACCTTGCAACTTTACAGGCACTGGAAACAAAgttgttgaaatttttttgttACCGCCAAGGATGGGGCTGGGTGCAATGCTTGCTAGTGGTTTATACAataattcaaagagaaaagaaaatgccaGTGAGCAATTTTGATAActcaaaagaagagaagaaaaaattcTTTTTGAGCTTCGTTAAGATGActtaactcaatggtaagtgacaaagcctttgtgttggcttcccacagacggcgccaatgttaacgttagtgatcaaGTGGTCTAATTAAcataaagaatgagagagagaaagaacgacacaagcgaagtatagtggttcgtttcccgccttagcgggaaactacgtccacttgaatgttgtagtatgtgtgtttgggattacaaagtgtgtaatagagtgtgttgagttgtgggaggaggcattccttttataggtgaaggaagccatctcctttatattttcttagatgtgggacaagaacccactattctagtcttgaaGCCATGTTGTGAaagcaactttgcaaggccggatacgtatttgccacttccggatactgtagcgtagcttgaacatagggctacaagatgcaagtagcggttggatcCCACGAGGGTGTTGTTTATGTTTGGTGAGGTAGCAAACTAGctttgctagtagaggtatctacacacacaaacatatatatatatatatatatatacatacaacccttcttggctgcggatatccgcacctaagcaaaaggtgcggatttccagtttttccccactttccgatcatattttcacatcttaaccgttcagtttttagatcctaatgtatagatcacttctgcaaattgtCAGCCAATttaatgatcgttaaggcatccaaaactgcaatttaccattataaacacaaACGGTTCctgttcgacagattcggttcgttcgtgtaaattgcagttttggatgccttaacaatcatcaaattggctgaaattttgtagagatgatctatacattaggatctaaaaactgaacggttaaaatgtgaaaatatgatcggaaagtgggtaaaAATGGGAAATCCGTATCCGCACATGAgcaaggttatatatatatatatgcattttcTACGATCCcattttacacaaaacaaaCTTATGCAATAATAAATTTGGAAACTACAAGTAGCATCTTACTTTAAATATGTTATAATCTAAAGAGAAAAATACACCAACAGtccctcaactcttgtgcaccggccagtTTGATACCCCAACTCACAATGGTAtaaatgtgatacctgaacccatATTTCGCTATCAACGAGATACTTCCGTCAGATTTCACTGACTGATCCGTTAGATgggtgacgtggcaagcacgtgggccccaaaaaaaagggaaaatgacTTAAATGACCCCAGACTATACCAGACCTTGATTTCCCACCATTTTCCACAGGGAATGACCACAATTCCCTCCATATTTGTACTATACCACACAAATTTCCATCAAATGAAAATATAACTTAATGGGGAGAATCGGTAAGCATTGAAAACACATCTAATGAGCAGAAATCTGACCAAACTTCCCATTCAATTATAACATCATGTCTTACAAAGGATAAATTAAAATAGAGCGAAATAAAAATGTTCCATGATGCATAATTTGTCCAGCAGCACTTAATACGCAACCTCAACTAAAACTGAAACAAAAGAGTTGACAGTGCTGCAACCAAAATACTCCAAAAATCAGCAATGTAAAGAAGTTCAAAGTCCTGCCCATTCAGAGGAAGCTTGACTTTGTTGCATAGGCTGGGATGACTTCTTATGTGCACCTCTTGCAGCAGGATTTTGACTACTTTGAGTAGGAGGTTGCTGCACACTTTGTGAAGCTGAGGCACTTGTATTGACAGTAGAAGTACCACCAGCAGTttccttcatcttcttccaagTCTTTCTTGACCTTATGATTTGGTCCTTCAAGTTAGAACACCCCTTTGGAAAAGATGCTCTCTTGGGCTACCAAAAATCAAAGACAAAGAAACAGGACAATCACCAAAAATGCCATTTCAATATCAGAAAATGCATAAACAAGTAAAGCATTTTGGGAAGTGAAATTACAAGTTCAAGAACATAATCTCAAGTTCAATTAAGCACACATACATGCTGCAATTTAAAATTCTACAAAGCATAATCAGTTCAACTTGTGTCATACCTTGTTGTTGGTTCTCTTCCTTTTGTTACTAGGATTTGCTCCATTAGATGAACCCTCTCCCTTTTGAAATTTACAAGAAACTGTTAGTGCACATACACAAAGTAAATGGAAGTTTGCTGCATAAAAAATCTCATTATTAAGGACCTACAGTTGCTGCTGCCTTAGCTGCCTTTGTGATTGGACAACCTAACTTGTTGTGTCCTTGCTGGCCACATACTCTACAAGACATTTTTATACCAGTCTTAGGCAACTTCCCCTCTTTAGGTGCAGGTGGGGCTGTGGTCTGATTCCTCTCTCCTGGTTCCTTCACCCTTTTCATCTTAGGCCGACCAGGTTGCTGCTTGAAAAGTGGAGGTGCAATGGGGTAATCAATAGGTTCCCAATCCTCTTGGCCAACAATAGGGTAGATTATGGGGTTGTAGGCCTCCATATAGGTTGAGGGCATAAGATAGTCATCACAATATAATGCAACTTCCTATTTCTTGAACCTTAATGCACAGACGGCATGAACACAGGGTAGCCCACTCAGCTGCCACCTCTTACAGGTGCAAGTATGGAGGCCCAGATCTACAGCATGCTTGCTGCCATGCTCTCCACAGCCAGTGATCTGAAATATGAACTCCCCAGCTCTATGTGCTCTGTATTCAGTTGCTCTCTGACCAATCTTGTCAATGATCTTCTTGATTCTTGGTCCAACCAAATCCTTCCACCTTTCACAAGCCACTCttctatttgattgcctcaccATCATATCCATTCTAATCTTTTCTAACATTGTTAGGATAGGCTTATCTCTAGCTGGCAGAATGGCTGCATTGAAAGACTCACAGAGGTTGTTGAGCAGTAGGTCACACCTAGACTCATCTTTAAGTAAGCCCTAGACCATTGTGCTAGATTCTTGTCCTGAAACCAAGACCAAGCTCCCTCACTTAGCTCCCTTAGATCAGCCATATGCTTGTTGAACCACACCACAGTGCTTGATCTTGCTGCATTCCAAACCAATTGTTTTAGCCCCTCCCCTGGATGCTTGGCCTTGAAATTGTTATACATATGCCTAACACAGTGTCTGTGTTCAGCATTTGGAAACCAACCTGCATATGTACAAGTCCATATTAAACCAACAACAAATGGCAACACTTATAAATCCCAAAATCGAAAATCATATAAACAAAGTAAATTCCAAATTAAACAAGCATTACCTGCAATTGCATTTCCCAGCCCTTTTTGCTTATATGTGATGAATGTGTAGCTGCTATCCCTTTTCTATCTTCAGATCGCATTTCAATAGGTAAAGAAACCATGTCCATGTTTCTTGGTTCTCAACCTCAGCAATGGCATATGCAATTGGAAACATCCCATTGTTTGAATCTATGCCAACTGCTGCCAATAGCTGTCCAGGAtggtgcccttttatgtgacacCCATCCAAACCAATTATAGGCCTGTAGCCATTCTTCCACCCATTCTTGCATGCTGCAAAACAAATGTACATCCTCTGAAATCTCCTTATGTCACCATCCATACAAGTCTTGATCTCCACAGTTGAACCCGGATTACTTCTCAATAATTCCTTCATGTAAGCAGCAAGGTTGTTGTACTGATCTATGTAGTGGCCTTCATTCATTCTTTTTGCTTTTCTCTTTGCTCTTGTTATGGTTTGAACACCCATATCCAGCTTGTATTTCTTCTTTATATGATTGTGGATCCCAGCCCTTGACTAGTTCTCATCCACCAACAGATCGGCTTGTACCTCTTGGGCTATTCTGTTGTAATTCAAGAAGTGGCTTGTTTCCACAGGAGAACAGGTATGCTTGTTGTTTAAGGTCCTGATGATCAAGGTTGGACCCTCACCCTTTGAAGTACTTACATTCAATCTGAATGGGCAGTCCCATTGGCAGTTGACCTCAATTTTATGCTTTGAATTATTCTCAAACCACAAACCCaattggtttctgattccacaCTCCCTAACAGCCTCCTTAAGTTGCTCTGAGTTTGGGAAAGCTAACCCCAACCTAAATTTGGGATTTCTCAAATCCACAGACCTGATCCAAGGTCTGATCTTCACTCCCTTGTTAATCTTCTTTGGAAGTGAATTCCCATCCTCATCTTCCTTTGTTTCACTGCCCTCTATACTCTCAAGATCATCAGAATCTCCATGGTCATCTGAACAGTAGCCTCCATACCCCATGTCATCAGATGAATGGGCAGTCCCTTGGCTGTGTGACATTTTCTTCAAAGTTTGCATCATCAAACTCATCATGCTCCAAATCATAATCTGAATCAACATAGAAATCAGATCCTGAATCCGTCTCATCATCCTCAACTACCCTCTCCTTTGTTCTTGCATTGTTGCAACTCCCTTTCCTTCTTGTGTTATACCTCGGATCTTTTGGTTTCTTCCCCCTCTTGTCAACCTTTGCAGCCTGAACTGGTTTTTTTCCCTTATCAGATACAGCATCCTCCTTGCTTTTCCCTTTCTTGCTTTGCTGTGACTGTTGTAATATCTCCCTCAACTCTTCTGCCAATTTCTCCCTAACAGCAACAGCATCCCTTGCCCTTTTCTCTGCAGCCTCTTGTTCTCTCTTCTCTGCCTCCTCCCTAGCTAATTGCTCGGCAGCCTCCCATTCTCTCAATCTCTGAGCCTCATCTTGTTCCTCAACACTAGCTTGCCTTTCTCTTAACTCGGCTGCCTCACTTTCAACCTTCTCCCAAGCTTCTTTTTCAGCCTTCTCAGCAGCCTCTCTTTCTCGCCTTTCTATATCCTCAAGCTTCTTGTTTAAAGCAGTTGTGGCAGAGGCAGGCCAACTCCTTTTGGCACAATGCTTCACCCTTTTAGGTTTAGTAGTGGCCTTTCCGAAGTTACCCTTATGCCCCTCAGTTCCACCACTTTTCCTCATGTGTCCCTCCTGCCCTATACTTGCTTGGGACCCCAACACATCTGGCAGAATATCAGAAAGACCTGCAAATGTGCTTTGACTTGGTCTAACTCAAACATTTACTCCACCTTCTTCTCTTCCCACATTTAAGCCCTCACCCACCCTTGTTTCACCCTCATTACCATCTGAACCACCCACATCTTCAAGATCAATTATCTCGGGAACACTGGTCCCCACAGTAGCTCTAGAAGGTGATCTATTTAACTGGATACCAAGCAAGTTGGCTGCTTCAAacattctttctttctctgctGCTGTGCACTTATTGAGTGGATTTTTCCAATCAGGATCATTGAGCTTCAGATCATCCAACTCAGCCTCTCTCTTCTGCCTAGGACCACCTCCAGTTATGTTCACTGAAATCTGCCTTTTATTCAGAGGAATGAGCTTCACCATTTCTATAGCATCTGCATCATTCTTGATTGGAATAAACCCTTCATTGCTTGATGTCCGAAGCAGCTTGAAATGGTATGAGATGGGCTTCTCCCTGTACCCCAACGCATAGGCAATATTGTTCATCTCCACCCATGAAATTAACTCAGGATCTAGCCCATCTAAGTAGATCTTCCCCCCCATCTTGTTAAACCTTGCCACCTTAGACTTCTTTGTCCCATCTAATTGCTTGTCAAaattgttaaacagcgacaaacgtggcccgtggcccaccattgtaccgatactgtcccaacttaaccacccgataggtgttgggttttaatcacaaaaggtctcggttcaattgggtgtgatccacccacttataagttatattttatttgtcacttttccaatgtgggatctttcctctccaacacgccccctcacgtgcaacctaactctaggtctgcatgtgaaattaattaatccaaggcccacattggacacttggtaatttcgatggcaatacagggaaccccaatttgggctcatgatacgtgcctacgtggagacgcaattggagaaggacccgctctgataccatgttaaacagcgacaagcgtggcccgtggcccaccattgtaccgatactgtcccaacttaaccacccgataggtgttgggttttaatcacaaaaggcctcggttcaattgggtgtgatccacccacttataagttatattttatttgtcacttttccaatgtgggatctttcctctccaacaaaaATACCCACCATGAAAGATTTCCATGGTGTACAAATGCTCTGGAACTACAAAAACAACAGAATATGAACCTATCCATCAATAACTACATCAATACGAGACAATAACGTCCTAAGCTTTTAGGAACCCTCATTGATAATGTACGATACCTAATACGACTCGTATTCAAACTTTGCCCAAATCGATTTTTCTGGATTGGGAATAGAACATTTAAAAACGCTAATTCGAAATTAAGCATCAATCACTAAGAACAAAACCATTATAAAACCCAGAATGCACAAATCCATTTCCATCTTACTCTTTCTTTAATCAAGCAGCACTACCAAACCGATTTTTATATGTTTGTCGCTTTTGGCCTTGACAGATTCGATGAAACCCATAATATTTTAACAACGCCTTTCGTTTTTATAAGTGTGACCATGCTTTGTTTGTCGGCATCAAACTCATttcccctaaaccctaaacatcAGATAAGAATACAGGATTGAGTAGAATCCAAAACTTACTTTCTGGGGGTGGTCCAGACTCCCGAAAGATCCTCCACATCTTTGCCATCTCTCTACTGTCGGAGATTCGGTTCAGTCCGTGTTCTGCTCCGCTCAGACTCCCAGTCAGATTTTCGAATCTTTTGGAGATAAAAGGTGAAATTTTCGATGGATAAGAGTTTGGGTCTCACTTCGACAAGCTTTTTCGAAGAGAACTGTGTGAGAATGGAGGGAAACTCGGGCTTTTGATCGTTTAGGGTTGCAATTTGGGAAAAAAGACGTGTTTGCCACGTCACCCATCTAACGGATCAGTCAGCGAAATCTGACGGAAGTATCTCGTTGATAACGAAATatgggttcaggtatcacattgataccatTGAGAGTTGGGGTATCAAactggccggtgcacaagagttgagggactgttggtgcatttttctctaaTCTAAACAACAATGTTTGGGTATGGTTCTGGGAAGAGAGATGGGTAGGGGAAGCAGCTTTCACCATTTGTTTCCTCGGCCATATATTATCTAGGGTTACTGGATAATATTTTAGCTTTCCATTTGTTAAGCAGTTCAGATTTCTGGTTTCTTGCTTACCAATGTCTTTGCTTTTTATGACATTCTGGTATAGTCTGTGTTTCATATTGGGTTGCTTCTGTACTAAATTATGTACTTTATCCTTGTCTAAAAGACATGTTGGCTTATATcgccaaaagaaaaaacaaaacaaaacaaacttcTCAACAATTCTCAAAATTACGATCTGAACAACAACCATCTGGTAACCAAAAATTGGAAAACGACTCACTTCAAAAACAAGACACACCAACTTAAGCTTTCATAAATCACTTAACCTCAGCTCATAATTGCCACTGAAGGATTATCTTGTTCCATTGCAGAAGGATTAGCACCTACATTCCGATAGCCATCTCCAGCTCCATCTCCCACTCCCTCTCTACTTCCATTGTCTCCTTGAATCTtctcaacacacacacacacacacacacacacacacttctTCCCCGAAATTAAAGCTATACTCAAGTAAAAAATTATATGTAGATTACATTATTTGAAACTAGAGAACATAGGCCTggtccgacccgacccgaaaaAGCCCGGTTTATATAGACGGATTTGGATCTTCAAATTtataataaagcccggcccgtcATTATATAAAAATATTATCCGGCCCGGCCCAGTCTAAGGCTACTACGGGTTCTGCCCGGCCCGTTAACGACCCCTATACTCTTATCCACATTGTTGTACATTCATCATAAAAGGCTTTCTGTTTGGAGGCCAGAAATAACGATTTTAATAGAATAGGGACCAGGTGATGTGATTCTAGGAGCGCGGCCGGTGAGTATATCTTGTTATATATTATGCTATATATAGATGTGTGtgcatgtgtgtgtgtctgtacATGACTCTTAATTAGTTAGTTAATTTAATTCAATTAATGGAACGATGGTCATGATTGATTTGGTATCTGTACATCAGGGGTTCAACACTACTTTTAAGCTGACCCCAACCTGCATTGTCATTGGAACATATAATCCTGAGGTGTTAAATCCCAGCGGTCTATAACCGGATTGTCCACAATATGGTCACTTCCTTGTTACCCACAGTCTCTAGGTAATTCTCAACTAAATAACACTCTTTTCAAGCATCAATGCTCTGGCTAGTTCTTCAAGTTTTGCAGCAATATATATGCACTATTGCCTTTTAAttatagggtccttgacccaaagcactaaaataAGCAAAAATTATCTTACTTACCCCAATaatagatttttgttcccacatacacaatttaatgtcaaatgactattttaccctcgaCCTAATTAAAAAATGACAACCATTGCCACtcaacatcaatctctctcatcCCACTCTGACTCACTCAACTCAGCTCGTCGCCGGTCGTCGAAAATCTCCGGTAAGcttatcctctctctctcttccccccccGGGTGAAGGATCTCGGCAATTGGAGTCGTTTGCTGCTTCACCGAATTTGATGTACCGGGTAAAGTTCGACCCGGCCACATTGGAGCTGGTTCTGTAGCTGGAGACCAAGTTCGGCGTCGGATGTCGTCGTACCAGAGGTAGAAGACGGTTTGGCAAGTCGGAGCGGTATCCAGGAATCAT encodes the following:
- the LOC133742835 gene encoding uncharacterized protein LOC133742835 — protein: MGVQTITRAKRKAKRMNEGHYIDQYNNLAAYMKELLRSNPGSTVEIKTCMDGDIRRFQRMYICFAACKNGWKNGYRPIIGLDGCHIKGHHPGQLLAAVGIDSNNGMFPIAYAIAEKRDSSYTFITYKQKGLGNAIAGWFPNAEHRHCVRHMYNNFKAKHPGEGLKQLVWNAARSSTVVWFNKHMADLRELSEGAWSWFQDKNLAQWSRAYLKMSLAILPARDKPILTMLEKIRMDMMVRQSNRRVACERWKDLVGPRIKKIIDKIGQRATEYRAHRAGEFIFQITGCGEHGSKHAVDLGLHTCTCKRWQLSGLPCVHAVCALRFKK